One segment of Panicum virgatum strain AP13 chromosome 1K, P.virgatum_v5, whole genome shotgun sequence DNA contains the following:
- the LOC120693003 gene encoding CASP-like protein 2D1 — MAAMGLPELALRLCAVPLAVASLWEMATNRQADDTYGEVSFSDLSGFTYLVGINAVTATYAVASILLSPFKSFPRHDWLILVLDQASAYLLVTSAAAAAEVLQLARRGDRDVSWGEACSYFGRFCGRATVSLALHAAALACFVALSLASAYRVFSKCHPPGVVSAADGSEFEPKHAPEQGK, encoded by the exons ATGGCGGCCATGGGACTCCCCGAGCTGGCTCTGCGGCTGTGCGCGGTGCCGCTAGCCGTGGCCTCGCTCTGGGAGATGGCCACCAACCGGCAGGCCGACGACACCTACGGGGAGGTCAGCTTCTCCGACCTCTCCGGCTTCAC CTATTTGGTTGGCATCAACGCCGTCACGGCTACCTACGCGGTGGCCTCCATCTTGCTGTCGCCCTTCAAGTCCTTCCCGCGGCATGACTGGCTGATTCTCGTCCTGGATCAG GCGTCGGCGTACCTGCTGGTGacgtcggccgcggcggcggcggaggtgctgCAGCTGGCTCGCCGCGGCGACCGGGACGTGTCGTGGGGCGAGGCGTGCTCCTACTTCGGCCGGTTCTGCGGCAGGGCCACCGTGTCCCTCgcgctgcacgccgccgcgctcgcctgcTTCGTCGCGCTCTCCCTCGCCTCCGCCTACCGGGTCTTCAGCAAGTGCCATCCCCCAGGCGTCGTCTCCGCCGCCGACGGCTCCGAGTTTGAGCCCAAGCACGCGCCGGAGCAAGGGAAGTAG
- the LOC120692918 gene encoding tetraspanin-2-like, whose amino-acid sequence MAVSNNITACVTLLALICAGPVIASGVWFASAQGDECARLARWPVAILGGLLLLSALAGFVGAYWNRRGLLAFYLFAMAALIVLLIALLVFAFAVTRGSGAYPVLGRAYDDYRLDGFSMWLRGYVSDDPARWEKIKACLAVSDTCKKLQRQAAFVNAEQFYQSRLSPLQSGCCKPPSVCGYTYVSPTEWTSPARPAADPDCALWSNHPGELCYECESCKAGLLEALRDQWHKANIALVVATVCLVFLYLIGCSAYKNAQAAAFFRHYK is encoded by the exons atggcggTGAGCAACAACATCACGGCGTGCGTGACGCTGCTGGCGCTGATCTGCGCGGGGCCGGTGATCGCGTCGGGGGTCTGGTTCGCCTCCGCGCAGGGGGACGAGTGCGCGCGCCTGGCGCGCTGGCCCGTCGCCATCCTCGGCGGGCTGCTCCTCCTCTCCGCCCTGGCGGGCTTCGTCGGCGCCTACTGGaaccgccgcggcctcctcgccTTCTACCTCTTCGCCATGGCCGCGCTCATCGTGCTCCTCATCGCGCTCCTCGTCTTCGCCTTCGCCGTCACCCGGGGCTCCGGCGCCTACCCCGTCCTCGGCCGCGCCTACGACGACTACCGCCTCGACGGATTCTCCATGTGGCTCCGCGGATACGTCTCCGACGACCCCGCCCGGTGGGAGAAGATCAAGGCCTGCCTCGCCGTCTCCGACACCTGCAAGAAGCTCCAGCGCCAGGCCGCTTTCGTCAACGCCGAGCAGTTCTACCAGTCACGCCTCTCCCCGCTCCAG TCGGGCTGCTGCAAGCCGCCGTCGGTGTGCGGGTACACGTACGTGAGCCCGACGGAGTGGACGAgcccggcgcggccggcggcggacccGGACTGCGCGCTGTGGAGCAACCACCCCGGCGAGCTCTGCTACGAGTGCGAGTCCTGCAAGGCCGGCCTCCTGGAGGCGCTCCGCGACCAGTGGCACAAGGCCAACATCGCGCTCGTCGTCGCCACCGTCTGCCTCGTCTTCCTCTACCTCATCGGGTGCAGCGCCTACAAGAacgcccaggccgccgccttCTTCCGCCACTACAAGTAA